Proteins encoded in a region of the Ptychodera flava strain L36383 chromosome 4, AS_Pfla_20210202, whole genome shotgun sequence genome:
- the LOC139132247 gene encoding neuropeptides B/W receptor type 2-like, with protein MADAIYNFTWDNFTDSPPPFRCQLVKRVFEDIINVLLCCCGIPGNVAVIFVVLRVPSMRSVTNVLLVNLAIGDLTCLVPNVIFYFCRALDSSIAASDVVVGIVLLNILGIFVSLNTLLVISLERYLAVCKTLFHRTRFVNRKRNMVVAVASIWLLAIMLLMPYYMYYFLGVDTHEISTYLYLSDFALVIILMTLSYSRIIITLKKTRALGSMRVRSSAVREKRVVILCFMTALLSTLCMLPWVTLGLVQVLGIYYQLIPIHGWISCLAKVSNFCLQANSCINPYIYNIISSKYRRAFREAFCCEGAIMRHRSSYLEKQSPNTSECGLVSESRPLHRNGIGEGRDTANSFELRMGRQSTCRIVVDRRKHFDC; from the coding sequence ATGGCCGACGCAATTTACAACTTCACCTGGGATAATTTCACGGACAGTCCGCCACCGTTCCGATGCCAGCTTGTGAAACGGGTGTTCGAAGACATCATCAACGTTCTCCTGTGTTGCTGCGGAATCCCCGGCAACGTGGCCGTCATCTTCGTCGTCTTGCGCGTTCCGTCGATGCGAAGTGTGACTAACGTCTTACTCGTCAATCTTGCCATAGGCGACCTTACGTGCCTTGTGCCGAACGTCATTTTCTACTTCTGCCGTGCTCTCGACTCCTCCATCGCCGCCAGCGACGTCGTCGTCGGGATCGTCCTGTTGAACATACTGGGCATATTTGTCTCGCTCAATACCCTGCTGGTGATAAGCCTGGAGAGGTATCTGGCCGTTTGCAAGACACTTTTCCACAGGACTAGGTTTGTGAATCGGAAGCGAAATATGGTAGTCGCCGTTGCATCGATTTGGCTTTTGGCCATCATGCTCCTGATGCCGTACTACATGTATTACTTCCTTGGTGTCGACACGCATGAAATTTCAACGTATCTGTACTTGTCTGATTTCGCCCTGGTCATAATTCTGATGACCCTTTCGTACTCAAGAATTATCATAACTCTAAAGAAGACGAGGGCCCTAGGAAGTATGAGGGTTCGGTCGTCCGCAGTGAGAGAGAAGCGAGTGGTCATTCTTTGCTTTATGACTGCGCTGTTGTCGACGCTGTGCATGCTCCCTTGGGTGACGTTGggcttggtgcaggtccttGGTATATACTACCAGCTTATCCCGATTCACGGGTGGATTTCTTGTCTCGCGAAGGTGAGCAACTTCTGCCTGCAGGCGAACTCCTGCATCAACCCGTACATATACAACATCATCAGTAGCAAGTACAGGCGTGCCTTCAGAGAAGCTTTCTGCTGCGAAGGCGCAATAATGAGGCACCGTTCCAGCTACCTGGAAAAGCAGAGCCCGAACACGTCGGAGTGCGGTCTGGTGTCGGAATCGCGACCTTTGCACCGCAACGGAATCGGGGAAGGCCGGGACACCGCGAACAGTTTTGAACTGAGGATGGGCAGGCAGTCTACGTGTCGTATCGTCGTGGACAGGCGTAAGCACTTCGACTGTTGA